One genomic segment of Pedobacter endophyticus includes these proteins:
- a CDS encoding cupin domain-containing protein produces MENDKKNIFDSVAQRLKIEGFNVVNRDETRPWGGFFVIDEAQAQQFADTYFDGLDVESLKIGGKLSPKILIVAPNTRLSWQYHHRRAEIWQVVTGTVGIKTSETDEEGEVKKYAPKDQIKLQQGERHRLIGLDDWGVVAEIWQHTDASNPSDESDIVRVQDDFGR; encoded by the coding sequence ATGGAAAACGACAAAAAGAATATATTCGATAGCGTTGCTCAACGTTTAAAAATTGAAGGTTTTAATGTAGTAAACCGCGATGAAACCCGCCCGTGGGGAGGTTTCTTTGTAATTGATGAAGCACAGGCGCAACAATTTGCCGATACTTATTTTGACGGATTAGATGTAGAAAGCTTAAAAATTGGCGGTAAATTAAGCCCAAAAATTTTAATTGTTGCACCAAATACCCGTTTATCGTGGCAATATCACCACCGCAGGGCCGAAATATGGCAAGTAGTAACAGGTACAGTTGGTATTAAAACCAGCGAAACTGACGAAGAGGGCGAAGTGAAAAAATACGCACCAAAAGATCAGATTAAGTTGCAGCAAGGCGAGCGCCACCGCTTAATCGGTTTAGACGATTGGGGCGTTGTAGCAGAAATTTGGCAACATACCGATGCCTCAAACCCATCAGACGAAAGCGATATTGTACGCGTACAAGACGACTTCGGAAGATAA
- a CDS encoding TolC family protein, which yields MKIFTNKLVTGTALLFTLSFSQVIQAQEVITIEQAVENTLKNNLNIKQAAFSAALSEENLRQSKNALLPTANGSASYNKNFGRSIDPSTNQFISQEFSSANGSLSTSADLFQGFQKLNQIRQNKLLLAADQTNVEKVKNDLILQVVTSYMQILYNKDLLTASQQQLEVAKQTLRREQALLDAGNKTLADISQAKSQVATAELNTTNAENTLSVSYLTLNQLMEMPPEHTFEVKAPVVNENYSLQDNYNINTIFNSALNSFPDVKLASLRTQAALKGVDIAKSSYYPRLSIGAGLGTNFSSGRSRVLSVTPNGFTEIGRTAVTNESVVVPDFTTVLGKQTFGSQIKDNFNQYVGLNLSIPIFNGFLTRSNVRRAKINYQNTQVNEQLTKNNLSKVISQAVYDLKAAEGRYSSTQKAFLAQKDAFFVIEQRYNVGLVNSLDYSTAQTNRNKAEIDFIQAKYDLLFRAKVIDYYLGKQITF from the coding sequence ATGAAGATTTTTACCAATAAGTTAGTTACCGGAACTGCATTATTATTTACATTGAGTTTTAGCCAGGTTATTCAGGCCCAGGAAGTCATTACCATCGAACAGGCCGTTGAAAACACCTTAAAAAACAATTTAAACATTAAACAGGCTGCTTTTAGCGCTGCTTTGAGCGAGGAAAACTTAAGACAGTCGAAAAATGCACTTTTACCAACGGCAAATGGGTCGGCAAGTTATAACAAAAACTTTGGTCGCAGTATCGATCCATCAACCAACCAGTTTATCTCACAAGAATTTTCATCTGCAAATGGTAGCTTATCAACGAGTGCCGACTTATTTCAGGGGTTTCAAAAGCTAAACCAGATCAGGCAAAACAAACTTTTGCTCGCCGCCGATCAAACTAATGTTGAAAAGGTCAAGAACGATTTGATTTTGCAAGTTGTAACCTCTTACATGCAAATTTTGTACAATAAGGATTTATTGACGGCCTCGCAACAACAGCTAGAAGTCGCCAAGCAAACTTTGAGACGTGAACAAGCGTTATTGGATGCAGGAAATAAAACGCTGGCGGACATTTCTCAAGCAAAATCGCAAGTTGCAACGGCCGAGTTGAATACAACAAACGCAGAAAATACTTTGTCTGTTTCCTATCTTACCCTTAACCAATTGATGGAAATGCCACCTGAACATACGTTTGAGGTAAAGGCGCCGGTAGTAAATGAGAACTATTCTTTGCAAGACAATTATAATATTAATACAATTTTTAACAGTGCATTAAACTCTTTTCCTGATGTTAAATTAGCTTCATTAAGGACTCAGGCGGCTTTAAAAGGCGTTGATATTGCTAAATCTTCGTACTATCCAAGATTATCGATCGGTGCCGGTTTAGGTACAAATTTTTCGAGCGGACGAAGTAGGGTACTGTCGGTAACGCCAAACGGATTTACTGAAATTGGAAGAACAGCGGTTACAAATGAATCTGTAGTTGTGCCAGATTTTACTACTGTTTTAGGTAAGCAAACGTTTGGATCTCAAATAAAAGATAATTTTAATCAATATGTAGGTTTGAATCTCTCGATTCCTATTTTCAACGGCTTTTTAACAAGATCAAACGTTCGTAGGGCAAAAATCAACTATCAAAACACCCAAGTGAACGAGCAGCTCACTAAGAATAATTTGAGCAAAGTTATTTCACAGGCAGTTTATGATTTGAAGGCGGCTGAGGGGCGCTATTCATCAACGCAAAAAGCATTTTTAGCTCAAAAAGATGCATTTTTTGTAATTGAGCAGCGTTACAATGTGGGTTTAGTCAACTCATTAGATTACAGTACGGCGCAAACCAACAGAAACAAAGCTGAAATCGATTTTATACAAGCAAAATACGATCTGCTATTCAGAGCGAAAGTAATCGATTACTATTTAGGCAAGCAGATTACGTTTTAG
- a CDS encoding NAD(P)H-dependent glycerol-3-phosphate dehydrogenase, which produces MVPKIAMIGGGSWATAIVKMLSDNVAEKEIFWWMRNEVAIEHIKKFKHNPHYLSSVEIKLPEAHISSNINGIIKAADFIILNVPAAFLKESLLTITPDDLKGKKIVSAIKGIVPEDNLIIGEFLHEKYGVPYRDILVISGPCHAEEVALEKLSYLTLACTDIDSASVFASLLSNRYIKTNVSDDIFGTEYAAVLKNIYAVASGICHGIGYGDNFQAVLISNAIREIKRFVDAVHPINRDIMESAYLGDLLVTAYSQFSRNRTFGNMVGKGYTVKSAQLEMNMIAEGYYAAKCIHVKNGAYGVDMPICKAVHQILYENRSPQTEMKWLAEQLN; this is translated from the coding sequence ATGGTACCTAAAATAGCGATGATAGGGGGCGGAAGCTGGGCAACTGCCATTGTTAAGATGCTTTCGGATAATGTAGCTGAAAAGGAAATTTTTTGGTGGATGCGCAACGAGGTGGCCATTGAGCACATCAAGAAGTTTAAGCACAACCCGCACTATCTCAGCTCTGTCGAAATCAAGCTGCCGGAAGCCCATATTTCATCAAATATCAATGGTATTATAAAAGCGGCTGACTTTATTATTCTCAACGTGCCCGCGGCGTTCTTAAAAGAATCGTTATTAACCATCACTCCCGACGATTTAAAAGGAAAGAAAATTGTTTCGGCAATTAAGGGCATTGTGCCGGAGGATAACCTCATTATTGGGGAGTTTCTGCACGAGAAGTATGGCGTTCCTTATCGAGATATTTTGGTAATAAGCGGTCCCTGCCATGCCGAGGAGGTTGCTTTAGAAAAACTTTCCTACTTAACGTTGGCCTGTACCGATATCGATTCTGCATCTGTTTTTGCCTCTTTGTTAAGCAATCGTTATATCAAAACCAATGTTTCTGATGACATTTTCGGTACCGAGTACGCTGCGGTGTTGAAAAACATTTATGCCGTAGCAAGTGGCATTTGCCATGGAATCGGTTATGGCGATAATTTTCAGGCCGTTTTGATCAGCAATGCCATTCGCGAAATTAAACGCTTCGTTGATGCCGTCCACCCGATAAACCGCGATATAATGGAATCGGCCTATCTGGGCGATTTATTGGTAACCGCTTACTCGCAATTTAGCAGAAACAGAACTTTCGGCAATATGGTGGGCAAGGGCTACACTGTTAAATCGGCGCAGTTGGAAATGAACATGATTGCCGAAGGCTATTACGCCGCAAAGTGCATACACGTTAAAAATGGGGCCTACGGCGTAGATATGCCAATTTGCAAAGCCGTACATCAAATTTTATACGAAAATAGATCGCCCCAAACCGAAATGAAGTGGCTTGCCGAGCAGCTTAATTAA
- a CDS encoding aconitate hydratase gives MAFDIDMIKKVYANFGSRVEAARKVVGRPLTLSEKILYAHLWDGDPKTAFKRGSDYVDFAPDRVAMQDATAQMALLQFMQAGRPQVAVPSTVHCDHLITAKEGASIDLPHAKTESAEVFDFLSSVSNKYGIGFWKPGAGIIHQVVLENYAFPGGMMIGTDSHTVNAGGLGMVAIGVGGADACDVMAGLPWELKFPKLIGVKLTGKLNGWTAAKDVILKVAGILTVKGGTGAIVEYFGDGATSMSCTGKGTICNMGAEIGATTSTFGYDESMERYLRATNRNEVADEANKIKEYLTGDAEVYADPENYFDQVIEIDLDTLEPYLNGPFTPDLATPVSQMKTEAETNGWPLKVEWGLIGSCTNSSYEDLSRAASIASQAISKGLKTKADFGINPGSEQVRYTADRDGFLKTFEDLNATIFTNACGPCIGMWDRTGAEKAEKNTIVHSFNRNFAKRADGNPNTFAFVASPEMVAAIAISGNLGFNPLTDTLTNDKGEQVKLDPPTGDELPTRGFAVEDAGYQAPAADGSNVEVIVSPTSHRLQLLDPFTPWEGTDLKGLKLLIKAKGKCTTDHISMAGPWLKFRGHLDNISNNMLIGAVNYFNDKTDTVKNELTGEYGPVPATQRAYKAAGFGSIVIGDENYGEGSSREHAAMEPRHLGVRAVLVKSFARIHETNLKKQGMLGLTFADKNDYDKILEDDTVDILGLTEFAPDKPLTLVLHHADGTEESFLVNHSYNAQQIDWFKAGGALNIIRAEAAAKAQS, from the coding sequence ATGGCTTTTGATATAGACATGATAAAAAAGGTGTATGCAAACTTCGGCAGCCGCGTTGAGGCTGCTCGCAAAGTAGTTGGCAGACCTTTAACCTTATCTGAAAAAATATTGTATGCACACCTTTGGGACGGCGATCCTAAAACGGCATTTAAACGTGGTTCTGATTATGTAGATTTTGCACCGGATCGTGTTGCGATGCAGGATGCAACGGCTCAAATGGCGCTTTTGCAGTTTATGCAAGCTGGTCGCCCGCAAGTTGCCGTTCCTTCTACTGTTCACTGCGATCACTTAATTACCGCTAAAGAGGGTGCATCGATAGATTTACCTCATGCTAAAACTGAAAGTGCCGAGGTTTTTGATTTCTTGTCGTCTGTATCAAACAAATATGGTATCGGTTTTTGGAAACCAGGAGCTGGTATTATTCACCAGGTGGTTTTAGAAAATTATGCCTTCCCGGGTGGAATGATGATCGGTACCGATTCTCACACTGTAAATGCAGGTGGCTTGGGTATGGTTGCCATTGGTGTTGGCGGTGCCGATGCCTGCGATGTAATGGCTGGTTTGCCTTGGGAGCTTAAATTTCCTAAATTAATCGGCGTTAAACTAACCGGAAAGTTGAATGGTTGGACAGCTGCTAAAGATGTTATTTTAAAAGTTGCTGGTATTTTAACCGTAAAAGGTGGTACCGGTGCAATTGTAGAGTATTTTGGCGATGGCGCCACTTCTATGAGCTGTACTGGTAAAGGAACCATTTGTAACATGGGTGCCGAAATCGGCGCAACTACATCTACCTTTGGGTACGATGAGAGCATGGAGCGTTATTTGCGTGCTACCAACAGAAATGAAGTTGCTGATGAAGCCAACAAGATAAAAGAATATTTAACTGGTGATGCTGAAGTTTATGCTGATCCTGAAAACTATTTCGACCAGGTAATTGAAATTGATCTAGATACTTTGGAACCTTATTTAAACGGTCCTTTTACTCCAGATTTAGCTACTCCGGTTTCGCAAATGAAAACTGAAGCGGAAACAAACGGCTGGCCTTTAAAGGTTGAATGGGGATTGATTGGTTCTTGTACCAACTCTTCGTACGAAGATTTATCGAGGGCAGCATCGATTGCTAGTCAGGCGATTTCTAAAGGGTTAAAAACTAAAGCTGATTTTGGTATCAACCCGGGATCGGAGCAGGTGCGCTATACGGCAGATCGCGATGGTTTTTTAAAGACTTTTGAGGATTTAAATGCAACGATCTTTACCAACGCCTGCGGACCATGTATTGGAATGTGGGACAGAACTGGTGCCGAAAAGGCAGAGAAAAATACAATTGTACACTCGTTTAACAGGAACTTTGCTAAACGTGCGGATGGTAACCCGAATACATTTGCGTTCGTTGCTTCGCCTGAAATGGTTGCTGCAATTGCAATTTCTGGTAACCTGGGCTTTAACCCTTTAACCGATACTTTAACGAACGATAAAGGCGAGCAGGTGAAGTTAGATCCGCCTACTGGTGATGAATTACCGACACGCGGTTTCGCGGTAGAGGATGCGGGCTATCAGGCTCCAGCTGCCGACGGCTCAAACGTGGAAGTAATTGTTTCGCCAACATCACACCGTTTACAGTTGCTAGATCCTTTTACTCCGTGGGAAGGCACTGATTTAAAAGGCTTAAAACTTTTAATAAAGGCTAAAGGTAAATGTACAACCGATCATATTTCTATGGCCGGCCCGTGGTTAAAATTCCGTGGTCACTTAGATAATATTTCGAACAATATGTTAATCGGTGCGGTAAACTACTTTAACGATAAAACAGATACTGTTAAAAACGAATTAACTGGCGAATACGGCCCGGTTCCTGCTACTCAGCGTGCTTATAAGGCTGCTGGTTTTGGTTCGATTGTAATTGGCGACGAAAATTATGGAGAGGGTTCATCACGTGAGCACGCTGCTATGGAGCCTCGTCACCTGGGTGTTCGTGCGGTATTGGTGAAATCGTTTGCCCGTATTCACGAAACAAACCTTAAGAAGCAAGGTATGTTGGGCTTAACGTTTGCCGACAAAAATGATTACGACAAAATTTTGGAAGACGATACCGTTGACATTTTAGGCTTAACGGAATTTGCTCCTGATAAACCTTTAACGTTGGTTTTACACCATGCAGATGGTACTGAAGAATCGTTCCTTGTAAACCACAGTTATAATGCGCAACAAATCGACTGGTTTAAGGCTGGTGGTGCATTGAACATTATCAGAGCTGAAGCTGCAGCGAAAGCGCAAAGCTAA
- a CDS encoding polysaccharide deacetylase family protein: protein MYLIKSPLLLKWYYPSLLWNKSRTEKVIYLTFDDGPIPNVTDFVLKTLKAFNAKATFFCIGDNIKKHPDVFERVKNDKHAIGNHTFNHLKGWKTDDETYIQNTLKCQELTQTNLFRPPYGRIKKSQVRSLKSLVYGPEPDSRLKTIASGLNIVMWDVLSGDFDTNLSPEKCYRNVIKHAENGSIIVFHDSLKAFDRLEYALPRVLKHFADKGFVFSSL, encoded by the coding sequence ATGTACCTGATCAAATCGCCGCTTCTGCTAAAATGGTATTATCCATCGCTACTTTGGAATAAATCACGCACCGAAAAAGTTATTTATTTGACCTTTGACGATGGACCTATACCCAATGTTACAGATTTTGTGTTAAAAACTTTAAAAGCATTTAATGCAAAAGCCACTTTTTTTTGCATTGGCGACAATATAAAAAAACACCCCGACGTTTTCGAACGTGTTAAAAATGATAAACATGCCATCGGAAACCACACTTTTAACCATTTAAAAGGTTGGAAAACCGACGACGAAACGTATATCCAAAACACGCTAAAATGCCAGGAACTAACCCAAACCAACCTCTTTAGGCCACCTTACGGGAGAATAAAAAAGTCGCAAGTCCGAAGTCTTAAGTCACTAGTTTACGGTCCAGAGCCCGACTCGAGACTAAAGACTATCGCCTCAGGACTTAACATCGTAATGTGGGATGTACTCAGCGGTGACTTCGACACGAATCTCAGTCCCGAAAAATGTTATCGAAATGTGATTAAACATGCTGAAAATGGTTCGATAATCGTTTTTCACGACAGTTTGAAAGCTTTCGACCGCCTTGAGTACGCCCTGCCAAGGGTTTTGAAACATTTCGCTGATAAAGGTTTTGTTTTTTCATCGTTGTAG
- a CDS encoding MutS-related protein: MSITPSEILSDYNLKIQTAEANIEVTKRSIDHLSLVRIGLFLAEILFFVLLLNSADNGWRILVQIGLIVPIVVFVIIVRKQSILDRKIEYQKQLLWVYQNEWNVINGEQNGYDNGSKFESESHPYTSDLDIFGQSSLFALVNRCNTVVGNLLLAQKLANKTDPSAILMRQEAILEIHDKIQHTFDFRANLHAHDAGKIEQIKEQLKFKLGEQLAFVRGPLLKSYVAIAPFISLVLIAAALFFSTIFWKLLVLFLVGHIGLNVMLNAKINLVFYSFGGSSNLLNSYASAIRWAETQDWKSNYITKLFDSRVPVSREIKSLSKVIQNFDARLNILVGGILNGLFLWDLRCCINLDKWHRSSSSDVVSGLNHLGDFEELISFATTAYNQPDWCMPEITDQFALAAEALGHPLISPNIRVNNSFGVETAPTVDIITGSNMAGKSTFLRTLGINMVLAYAGAPVCAKKMRLSVFALNTYMRIKDSLNESTSTFKAELNRLKMILDHVVNDKDTFVLIDEMLRGTNSRDKYLGSKVFVEKLIAEKTPALFATHDLQLADLKEDHPKTLRNFHFDISIIQGEMKFDYKLKQGPCSTFNAAILLKEIGLALD; this comes from the coding sequence ATGTCGATAACGCCATCAGAAATTTTATCAGATTATAACCTAAAAATACAAACTGCTGAAGCAAATATTGAGGTAACAAAACGAAGCATAGATCACCTTTCGCTTGTGAGGATTGGACTGTTTCTGGCCGAAATACTTTTCTTCGTTTTACTGCTAAACTCCGCCGACAATGGTTGGCGCATACTGGTTCAAATCGGTTTAATTGTGCCCATCGTTGTGTTTGTAATTATTGTACGCAAACAAAGTATACTCGATCGAAAAATCGAATACCAGAAGCAATTGCTGTGGGTGTATCAAAACGAATGGAATGTTATTAACGGCGAACAAAACGGATATGATAACGGATCGAAGTTCGAATCGGAAAGCCATCCATATACTTCCGATCTTGATATTTTTGGCCAATCTTCACTGTTCGCATTGGTTAATCGCTGCAATACCGTTGTAGGGAATTTGCTGTTAGCGCAAAAGCTTGCTAATAAAACCGATCCGTCAGCTATTTTGATGCGTCAGGAGGCAATATTAGAAATTCACGATAAGATACAGCATACGTTCGATTTCAGGGCCAATTTACACGCACACGACGCAGGCAAAATTGAGCAAATAAAAGAACAATTAAAATTTAAGCTCGGCGAACAACTGGCCTTTGTTCGGGGGCCTTTATTAAAATCCTATGTTGCAATTGCACCATTTATTTCGCTGGTACTTATTGCCGCGGCCCTATTTTTCAGCACTATTTTTTGGAAATTGCTTGTGCTGTTTCTTGTTGGCCACATTGGGCTTAACGTAATGTTAAATGCCAAAATAAATTTGGTGTTCTATAGCTTTGGTGGCAGCTCAAACCTTTTAAACAGTTATGCCAGTGCAATTCGCTGGGCCGAAACGCAAGATTGGAAAAGCAATTATATCACTAAACTATTCGATTCCAGAGTTCCTGTAAGCCGCGAGATTAAAAGTCTCTCTAAAGTGATCCAAAATTTCGACGCCCGATTAAATATTCTCGTAGGTGGTATTTTAAACGGGCTTTTTCTTTGGGATTTAAGGTGCTGTATCAATCTTGATAAATGGCATCGATCATCATCAAGCGATGTCGTTTCGGGCCTTAACCACCTGGGCGATTTTGAGGAACTGATCTCTTTTGCTACAACCGCCTATAACCAGCCCGACTGGTGCATGCCAGAGATAACAGATCAGTTTGCCCTAGCTGCCGAAGCGCTTGGGCACCCACTTATTTCGCCAAACATTCGGGTAAATAACAGTTTTGGGGTTGAAACAGCGCCCACGGTAGATATTATAACAGGCTCAAACATGGCCGGCAAAAGTACATTTTTACGCACGCTTGGCATTAATATGGTTTTGGCTTATGCCGGTGCCCCCGTTTGTGCAAAAAAGATGCGACTTTCGGTTTTTGCGCTCAATACTTACATGCGTATCAAGGATTCATTGAACGAAAGCACCTCAACATTTAAGGCGGAACTTAACCGGTTAAAGATGATTTTGGATCATGTTGTAAACGATAAAGATACCTTCGTACTAATCGATGAAATGTTGCGTGGTACCAATAGCCGCGATAAATATTTGGGCTCGAAAGTGTTTGTTGAAAAGCTTATCGCCGAAAAAACGCCGGCGCTTTTTGCAACGCACGATCTGCAGCTCGCCGATTTAAAAGAAGACCACCCAAAAACCTTGCGGAACTTCCATTTCGATATTTCGATAATACAAGGCGAAATGAAGTTCGATTATAAATTAAAACAGGGGCCTTGCTCAACATTTAACGCAGCGATTTTATTGAAAGAGATTGGACTAGCTTTGGATTAA
- a CDS encoding GH1 family beta-glucosidase, whose amino-acid sequence MIKSSDFGADFLWGVAVAAAQIEGAAADYGKGPSIWDTFSAKSGKIKKGHKPNPSCDFYHKYIEDIALVKHLGFGVFRFSIAWTRIFPLGRGEINQQGVRFYHDVIDECLLQGIVPYVTLYHWDLPQALEDEGGWTSFSINEAFNGFVKFCAVEFGDKVKNWIVLNEPFGYTSLGYMLGVHAPGKTGLSNFFPAVLHTALAQADGGNILRSEIRNANIGTTYSCSEILPYTQSDDDLLAAKRVDCLINRLFVEPALGMGFPSADWDLLEKFQIEYGTWRLNNRMKFDFDFIGLQNYFPLTVKYNAFIPVIQAWEVKAKSRKKPHTAMGWEVNAASFYNIIKQFAAYPNINNIMITENGAAYHDKVADGNIVDTERIEYYKLYLAALLKAKNEGIAITGYMAWTLMDNFEWAEGYNARFGLVHTDFKTLKRTIKYSGHWWHEFLKN is encoded by the coding sequence ATGATAAAATCCAGTGATTTCGGTGCTGATTTTTTGTGGGGAGTTGCTGTTGCAGCTGCTCAAATAGAAGGAGCTGCGGCCGATTATGGCAAAGGTCCGTCCATTTGGGATACATTTTCGGCCAAAAGCGGTAAAATTAAAAAAGGTCACAAACCGAATCCATCCTGCGATTTTTATCATAAATACATCGAAGATATTGCCCTTGTTAAACATTTAGGTTTCGGTGTATTCAGGTTTTCTATTGCCTGGACAAGAATATTTCCGCTCGGTCGAGGAGAAATTAACCAGCAAGGCGTGCGTTTTTATCATGACGTAATTGATGAATGTTTATTGCAGGGCATTGTTCCTTACGTTACCCTCTACCATTGGGATTTGCCGCAGGCACTCGAGGATGAGGGCGGGTGGACGAGTTTTAGTATCAATGAAGCGTTTAATGGGTTTGTAAAGTTCTGCGCAGTAGAATTTGGTGATAAAGTCAAAAATTGGATCGTACTGAACGAGCCTTTCGGATACACCTCGCTCGGGTACATGTTAGGCGTTCATGCGCCAGGCAAAACAGGTTTAAGCAACTTTTTTCCCGCTGTTTTACATACGGCATTGGCACAAGCAGACGGGGGCAATATTCTCCGATCGGAGATAAGAAATGCCAATATCGGGACCACTTATTCATGTTCTGAGATTTTGCCTTATACACAAAGCGATGACGACTTGCTGGCGGCCAAACGGGTGGATTGTTTAATAAACCGCCTCTTTGTAGAACCGGCGCTAGGAATGGGATTTCCAAGTGCGGATTGGGATTTACTAGAGAAATTTCAGATTGAATATGGCACGTGGCGATTAAATAACAGGATGAAATTCGATTTTGATTTTATCGGTCTTCAAAATTATTTTCCGCTTACGGTAAAGTACAATGCTTTTATTCCTGTAATACAGGCATGGGAGGTTAAAGCAAAAAGTAGAAAAAAACCGCATACCGCCATGGGCTGGGAGGTTAACGCAGCTAGTTTTTACAACATTATTAAGCAGTTTGCCGCCTATCCGAACATCAACAACATTATGATTACCGAAAACGGCGCAGCGTATCACGACAAAGTAGCTGACGGGAACATTGTAGATACCGAAAGAATCGAATATTATAAACTGTATTTAGCGGCGTTATTGAAGGCGAAAAATGAAGGGATAGCCATCACGGGCTACATGGCATGGACGCTGATGGATAATTTTGAATGGGCCGAGGGCTATAACGCCAGGTTTGGATTGGTACATACTGATTTCAAAACGCTAAAACGAACCATCAAATATTCGGGCCATTGGTGGCATGAGTTTTTGAAGAATTAA
- a CDS encoding DUF2007 domain-containing protein — protein sequence MEANIIRAKLEDSGFACFLADENVATLNPLYNQAIGGVKLVVFERDVEAINQLLQEDSGESLDLETSEFAHVEATNVVCGRCGSKNVGFGLATKQKHGLFAIILSFLTFTTPAFAKKCHHCYDCDFEFE from the coding sequence ATGGAAGCCAATATAATCAGGGCAAAGCTTGAAGATTCAGGGTTTGCATGTTTCCTTGCAGATGAAAATGTTGCCACGCTAAATCCGTTGTATAATCAAGCTATTGGTGGCGTTAAGCTAGTTGTTTTTGAGCGAGATGTTGAGGCAATTAACCAGTTATTGCAAGAAGATAGTGGTGAATCTCTCGATTTGGAAACGTCAGAATTTGCTCATGTTGAGGCTACAAATGTTGTTTGTGGACGATGCGGTTCAAAGAATGTAGGTTTCGGCCTGGCAACAAAACAGAAGCATGGCCTTTTTGCGATCATACTTTCGTTCCTAACATTTACAACTCCGGCTTTTGCTAAAAAATGCCACCATTGCTACGATTGTGATTTCGAATTTGAATGA
- a CDS encoding efflux RND transporter periplasmic adaptor subunit, with product MKLKHILIALGVIVALVIGLKLAGVIGGEKTEKVTTEKAANKTVVETVTASGKIQPETEVKLSSEVSGEVVELKVKEGDIVKAGQLLCKVRPDVLQSGYERTVATYNAQKANVAAAQQELVQNQANFVNAEATYKRNVELFNKKVISASEFDAAKAAYLTAKATLASAKENVTGAKFTLEQTGANVKEAGANLAKTTIYAPVDGVVSKLSIELGDRILGTSQMAGTEIMRISNLSSMEVNVDVNENDITRVKVGDKASIEVDAFSDKKFRGVVTEIASSSTAVGTTTSTSVDQVTNFSVKVRITEEMEGKQQSIFRPGMSATVDIESESVNGLAIPIQAVFTDTGKSTDNSNNNNGNQENTDKQKSKLSDKKIKQYVYAYDAKTKKVKKTEVTTGIQNDQFIAVKSGVKAGQEVVTGPYSAIQNKLKDGMIVEKTAKDQLFNKDGKK from the coding sequence ATGAAACTGAAACACATTTTAATTGCCCTTGGCGTAATCGTTGCCCTGGTTATCGGACTGAAACTGGCCGGTGTAATTGGTGGCGAAAAAACCGAAAAGGTAACTACAGAAAAAGCAGCGAATAAAACTGTTGTTGAAACGGTAACTGCCAGTGGCAAGATTCAGCCAGAAACAGAGGTGAAACTAAGCTCTGAGGTTTCGGGCGAGGTTGTGGAATTAAAGGTAAAGGAAGGCGATATTGTAAAAGCCGGGCAATTGTTGTGTAAAGTTCGCCCAGATGTATTGCAATCGGGTTATGAGCGCACGGTAGCTACCTATAATGCCCAAAAGGCAAACGTAGCCGCCGCTCAACAAGAATTAGTGCAAAACCAGGCAAACTTTGTTAACGCAGAGGCCACCTATAAACGTAATGTAGAGCTTTTTAACAAAAAAGTAATATCAGCATCGGAGTTTGATGCAGCAAAAGCAGCTTATTTAACCGCTAAGGCAACTTTGGCCAGTGCAAAAGAAAATGTAACGGGTGCCAAATTCACTTTAGAGCAAACAGGTGCCAATGTGAAAGAAGCAGGAGCAAACCTAGCCAAAACCACTATTTATGCCCCGGTTGACGGCGTGGTTTCTAAGCTATCAATCGAGCTGGGCGATCGTATCTTGGGTACATCACAAATGGCAGGAACTGAAATTATGCGCATTTCCAACCTTTCATCAATGGAGGTAAATGTGGATGTAAACGAAAACGACATCACCCGCGTAAAAGTAGGGGATAAGGCTTCAATAGAAGTTGATGCTTTTTCTGATAAAAAATTTAGAGGCGTAGTAACTGAAATTGCAAGTTCATCAACAGCGGTTGGAACTACCACATCAACCTCGGTAGATCAGGTAACCAATTTTTCGGTAAAAGTTAGAATAACTGAGGAAATGGAAGGTAAGCAACAGTCCATTTTCCGCCCCGGAATGTCGGCAACTGTAGACATTGAAAGCGAATCGGTTAATGGCCTTGCGATTCCTATTCAAGCGGTATTTACCGATACCGGAAAATCGACTGATAATTCAAATAACAACAACGGCAATCAGGAAAATACTGATAAGCAGAAATCAAAATTATCAGATAAAAAGATAAAACAATACGTTTATGCTTACGATGCCAAAACCAAGAAAGTTAAGAAGACAGAAGTAACTACAGGTATTCAAAATGATCAGTTTATTGCTGTAAAATCGGGTGTTAAAGCTGGTCAGGAAGTGGTAACAGGTCCATATTCTGCAATCCAAAACAAATTAAAGGATGGCATGATTGTAGAAAAAACAGCTAAAGACCAACTGTTTAACAAAGACGGTAAGAAATAA